GTAGACATTTTTAATAGTGGTATAACAGTGATCTAAAATATTCCCATCTCTCGTGGCACAGGAGACATGCTGTCTGTATTTTGGCATTTCTTTAGAGAGATTAGCGCTGTTGAAGTCCCCCAGAATGAGGGGTTGTGAGGTCACTTTTGTAGGAAAAAAGAAATGTAATGTTTTCTTAGAAGACTGTGGAAGAGCAGAAGGGAAGAGGCTGCAGTGGCCTTGAGAAGAACAGAATGAGCACATATAGTGCAAAATGCAGGCAGACAATTAGAGAGGAGCAGGGGGGGTCGAGGGAGAGCAGCAAAGGTggggggagttatcgaaacttagagagaaatagaaacttagggagagaaagagtatgaaagggaggacatcgcccagcacggggACTTTTTGCTCggacgctgctgagatccacttgggttaggtagagttctaggcaactagcaccagtgcactggagagtttgtaccacatatactttggctattttgtactcacttatattacatataaattgatctaaaagaacttttggtgttaagactttgcttgggtaactcagtcaaaaccattcggttcatcggggcagtgttggggcctatcTGGGTCAGGAGAAAATATCCCAACACTGTACATCACTAGATCACTTCTCATCACTATCATCTCTTTTCTGGTGCTATTTGATGTTACTGTACAAAACATTACCTCTGTAAATGTGTATTGTGTATATACTGCTTTCTGTGTATAATTGTCTATTGTGTATATTTGTCTATTTGTATAGACAAATATATCTGTCTGTATATCTGTCCATATGTACATTTTTATATATGTTATTTTCTTCAGTTTTATGCagattttttattatgtttaacctttgtgtaattatttattttcttttttctctcttctttttttattgtaGAGTTGTATATCCATGTCTCTCACCACAAGAATTTCAATGCACATATGTCCTAGCATGTAGTGCAAAGGACAAATAAACTTGAACAAGAGAAAAAAACAGGGTAGTCAGAGCCCATTGATCACAAGAAGATtatattaataaattattataaattatttattattattattattattattattattattattattattattattattattattattattattatttacttattattatttacGTCTAGCCGCGTCTAAGGAGGCGTGACAAACGATTCCGGAAGTTAAAAGTTATTACTGGCTCTTTTGAGCTGTACCAACCAATTGAAAACGACTGTGGATTCGCGTCACTTTTACAGTCACCCAATCAGCGTTTTCTGTACCAGCTCAAAAAACCATGAAACGCGCAAGCGCCGAAATTTGAAAAAGTAATCAGGATTTCAAGCGAGCGCACGTCTCCGTCTGAAGTGGCTAACGCGTTACAAATGTAAACATTTGGTAGCTGCTACATTTCCGACCAGAAGGTAAGCTACTATGTTTTCCATCGATAACTATGTTAGTTAGTCTAGTTATTATGTTATTGGTGGCGTACGTTAGCTAAGATGGCTTAGTTTAGGTAGCTAGTGTAATGTAAACGGAGGAGGTGGTAACGGTCACTCCGTTTTCCCTTCTCGTGTGTTTTGCAGAAAGAACCGTCAGTGTAGGTTTAGTCTAGTAAAATGACAAATTGTGCTCACCGGTTCAGGTATTTATTTAATCGACTCCTAGCCTTCCTGCTTTATCCAATACTACCTCCATGgacaggggtgtagtgggggggggacgccgaccccccacttattttaacaggggggatgcatccccccccagtggtgtagtgggagtgtgtagcGGGGGGAACAGcgaccccccacttattttaactGGATGTTGATCTTGCTGAGACTGTTACGTCAAACGCtaggtttatacatgatgcgttaGTAATTCGCTCCCCCCCgctcgctcaacaacttacgatcGCTACACCGCCACACCAAAAACGACCCCCCcacttattatttttttttttaggactacaccactgaCTATGGATTTACATCCTTCAAAGGAGAGTGCGCTGTTGCAGTGGGTATGTCAGGTTTTCACCCTGCTTTTACTGATACCACGTCTCTTGTTTGACCTCTTGGTAAATGTTTAACACTATAACCTCCCTGCGTCTGGCAGATCAACGGCTTGAACTTGGGCGAACCCGTGGAGAGACTCGCCCAGCTCCAGGATGGATGCCTTCTTTTAAAACTTGTCTATAAACTGTGAGTGCGGTTATCAGCTAAAGTAATGTTGAAGTTGGGTTGTCATTTACAGTAaaacatgttgttttacagtttgcAGTATGATTGCGAGTGTTCAAGTGTTCCCGTCTTTCATTGGTTCCTTCAGGAAGGGGGAGGAGCCCAGCCAGGCTCCTGTTCACCTGCCTCCAAACGAGAGATTATCAATCATCTCGCACTTCGTCAACAGTACGTTTCAAAATTACATTTCATGAACTTGCATGTATCTTTGAGGCTGGCTATTGCATTGTTTCAGGGGTTTCTTAATTGtcttaaaaaaaatgaaactgTGCTCAACTGGTTTGCGCAGCTATAAATAATAAAGAGAATGATATCTTATAGTTGTGTGAATTGAGTTGTCACTCTGTTTGCTCCGCTCTCAGGTGTATGCCAGGCAGAGCTGTGTGGTCCTCCATCATTGGACAGTACCTCTGTAGGAAAACAGTTGGAGCTGgcgaaggtgtgtgtgtgtgtgtgtgtgtgtgtgtgtgtgtgtgtgtgtgtgtgtgtgtgtgtgtgtgtgtgtgtgtgtgtgtgtgtgtgtgtgtgcgccttgctgctctgcattttttaaaaatctgttCTGATGAGAAAAGTTAAGCTTTGTTGGTTTGGCATCTATGATGGGTCATTCACAATTGGCCACATTAATACAGTTTGTGTGTCTACATATTTACAGGTTGTGCTTCTGCTGTGCTATTATGGATTCATTAGCAGGGGATTGGTGTCCAGTGTAGACTTCAAAGCTgaggtaagagtgtgtgtgcacgtagaCTCTCTGAAATATTACGCAGTTTATAAATATGCGCATTTGTTTTTGATGACAATTATTTCATCTTCTTCCCACAGCTTCAGGTGGTGGCCTTGTTTCGTTATGTGCGGGGCGAAGCTAACAGCTTGTCTCTCTGTGAAGGCTTGGACAGGATTCTGACCACGAGTTGTAAGCAACCACTGTACCAAATCCTCATGCTGTCCAgtaggcctgtcgcgataattacattatcgacttatcgtacgaaaattttttttaccgcgatcatttttgctgatgacgataattggccattgggtttccgcggacatttgtttacatgagaataaaccgcaactacgttagatttcagaaaggcatgcagtgctgctctctcgcacccccctctccccttaagggaagacgaatctgttatcagagagcgacatctacaggttaggaaatgagtgcagtacacggagAGCGCATGCGTCAATAACAGTGGAGATGTTTGCGAATGTAttcgaggctaataggactcgaaatgattcgaaataactcgctttttatcacattatttaatagttgtttattatagtgaccgtagcgtgcgactcCGCCTACCTCCGCGAACAGTGGAAGCATTTATACTTCgttttctttgcagtgttgttcgaaacgatatgtggtagtataagaaacacccatcaaaaacgggaatgaacatttacctgacgaactttaatgttgcttttgtgtttcaggtttgaaaagtgctggaatttgttcgtttcacaacaaatatctgtctgactgaacagttctcctgtattacgttaacaaatacgagcctcttgtaattccaggacgaaacatgagaacgtgaagaagttaagattgggcgttttgaaaataaaccaccattaaataatgtgattaaaagcgaattattttgaatcatttagagtatatgtataaatatttaacttaaataagtttatcgtgctgggaaatattgcactggaccttgaaagtgacgtacaagtgctttaattccaccttgtaaaggtgcatgatccctgcaaacatgactttgttcattgcgcttcAGCGcggtgcgtgcgaagttacaaaattcgaacttttttttttccccacaaaatTGCAACTctggaggtgcacgacctcgcgaatcgacagggcgcaacgccctcgcgcacgggcagagccactgcgattacgtcattttcaccGCGAGGACCTTCGCCGcttgcgacgcgtcaagtataaatataatatcGTTTATCGtgataatttctgggacaatatatcgttcaGAAAATTTTgctatcgtgacaggcctactGTTCAGTGATGAGGGTTGTTATGGGTTCTCTGTTCACTGTTGGGGGAGGTTCATTTGGCAATTCGATTCTGATGTGTCTGCATATGGACTGTGAGATAGATGAAGGGAATAAGAGTGAGTTCAAGACCGGTAAAAGAAGTACGAATGCTGCGATTCACTAACGTGGCTTGTCTGTGGTGTGGCGTGTTCTTTGCACTGACCTTTTGTCTTTGTCTCTTGTTTAAGCTCTTATAAACTGCCACTCCAGCAGTAGTGTCTCCTCTCTCGGTGATGGTTCGCCCATTTTCCCAAGATCAAGCAGCTCCCCACTTGTTGGCTTCCTGGAGCTCAACACTGTGGCCTCTAGCTCTTTCACTGGGTATGTTTCTCCATAAATGAGAATTGGATGGAGAGGTGGGATGGAATTGGATAGGACATAAATCACTACATTACCCCTGATATACTAAAGATCCTCCAGGTGTGCTTTTACGTTGTTTCCTTAACGTCTCTTCTGCTCTCAGCTCTCCTGTTCAGGAGACCATGAACACGCCACAGGTGCAGGTGAGGAGGCTTCGCAAGGAGCTAGCACGCGAGGGTGATGTTCGCGATGAGCTGGAGCAGGAACTGGCCGAGCGCACTGCCACCTTATCagagaagggtgagagagaCTATAGAGAGCACCTCGTGTTGACTCTGAAGGGCACTGCTTGTTGAACGTTGAATGGGTGTTGTCGGGAAAGGTGGCCTGCAGTGGTCTTCAGAGAAGAGAAATGCATGGTGCCACACTTGCATGGTCCTACTCACCCAATCATTCAAGGAAGTCATGTGGTTGGCAGGGACTTCTGAAAAAAAAAGGAATGAAAGATATTAAGTTTGGATACGGCAGTCCTCTCTGCCCATCACGTTTACCCAGTGTCTCGTTTTCTCCGACAGAGGGGCAGATCTTCCAGCTGCAGCACAGACTGCAGCGTTTGCTGAGGGACCAGGAGGAACTGGAGAAGGACCATAAGGCTTCTCTAGTAGAGCTACAGGAGAAGAATGATGGGTCAGCACCatattattcattcattcatgtgttCACTCATGTTTCATTTAAAATTTACTTTGCTACTCTAAACATGATTCACATTTACAACAGCCAAAACAGTTTCTGGAAAGTAGAATAAAGTAACTCTGTATATCTGGATTTCATTGCAGACTCCTAAAACGAGTTCACGAGGTCCTGAAGCAATGTCAAGACCTGAAAACAGACAATTgccaaaaagagaaaagaataGATGAACTGACAGATGAGAATGGGACACTTGCTGCACAGGTACGCTGCTTAATATTCATATTGCTGTGCAAAGTCAAGCATCATGCAAAAAGTCttttaaaaactgtaaaaactaTGCCTTGCAATAATGTCTCGGGTTaacctttgcttttatttacaaCAGGTACGAAGTACCTTTTCCCAGCTTGCAAGTGCTGAGGAAGAGATAACTAAAGTAACAGAAGCACACCAGTTGTCTCAGGCGGAGTGGGGGAGCAGGAGGGATTCCTTGCAGAAGGAGCTGAGCCAAGCCCTTGCTGATAGGGTAATTACTCCCCACCGAGCGCTTCCGCCGTATACATccgtatatacatatacacttGCTGCAAAAAGTGAAAAACTGTGAAACATCAGTAGCTTGTTTCTTACTCGTGTTTTATTGCCTCATTTGTCTGGCCAGATTAGCATCTATTTCTGTCATTATTTACACCAATGTCCAGGAATGCCTTGGTGAGCAAATACAGATCCTTCAAGGGAAGATCTCTGTTTTGGAGGATGAGCTCGCCAAAGTCTCTGTCCAACTCCAAGAGAAAGGTGAAGTGCTTGGACCTATTGTGGAGGCAAGTGTTGATGTGTATTCATTATATGTTCCACTTGTGCAGGATTATTCATTTCTGGGGAATGTAATGTAGTGACTAAGTGAATacaatttgtgtttgtgtataataAGATGGTTAAATTGGTATCagaaaaataatttaatttcaGTAGAATTGGCATTAGCCATGAGACTTTCAATTTTTGTTGTCATTAACTCGGTGCAGTGAATATTGAGATTAGCAAAATATAATAATGTATATAATtgacttttatttaaaatgtcttATACTTATGTTTATGCCCATAGTGGGAGAGGTTGAAGCAGGATCTAGCAGACCTTACACTACAGCGTTCTGAACTTGAAGAAAACATTTCTCGTCTCgagagggaaaagacagagaTTGAGATGTTGCTAGCAGAAGAGAGACGTTCTTTCGAAAGGGAAACGTTGCGAATGGAAGGCCTGATTTCCGACCTCCAACGGGCAGTGGACGGCATACGAGCAGAGAGGGAGGCTCAGGAGGAGGCGTCACGGGAAAACCAGCAAATTCTTACTGCTCGAATATCGTCTTTAGAAACCGATCTGGCCCATCTCCAACAGCTGGAAGCCCAGCTCACGACAGAAATTGCTATCTCTGCAGAACTCCGAATGCAGCGAGACGAGCTGGAAGCACAAGTAGTGTCTTTAGAGAACATGCTCAATGAGCTGCAAACCAAATGCCAGGCAATGGGGACAGAGAACGAGGCACAACAAGAGGCTCTCCATACACTCCGAGCTGATTTGCAGATTGCCCAAGTCTCCCTTGTGGAATATGAAGAGAAGCTGACAGACCATCAAAGAGTGGTAGAAGAAAATGCATCTCTCCGCGACAGAATTTCTGCCCTGGATGACACCATTGACCTTCTTCAAAATGAAGttgatggagagagaaaaagaagtgAGGAGGTTATTGTGGCGAAAGAGCAATATAAAGCTCTGATGGAGGAAAGGTTCCACGAACAGGAGAGAAAGGCACATGAAATGCTTGTGGAACTGGAGACACTGAGCCAGGAGCTCCGTAAAATGAAGCAGCAGAAGCTCCATGCTGAATCATGTATGGAAAAGCTTACCCAGGAAGGAAGAGCACTAGCAGCCAGTCTTTCAGACCAGCGAGATCTTGCTCAGTCACAGCTGGAACTAGTAAAGAAAGCCAAAGATGAATCTGAGGTGGAACTTCAACGTATTATTAAGGAGCATCAGACAAAAATATCAGAGTTGCAATGTGAGATTAAAGGAAACATTGAGTCTCTGATGCAAAGCCAGAGTGATCTATGTGTCTTGAGAGAAGAAGTATCTTTCAAAGATAAAAAACTAGAAGAGCAGCATCACAAACTAGCTCACCTTCAGTGCGAGGAAGAACATCTTCAAAAGCAGTTAAGGGAGCAAGAAATTAATTCTGAGCAACTGAGTCAGGATGTGGCTTCCAAAGACATGAAAATTCAACAACTGATGGGTGAACTTGAGCTGAAGGAAGGGGAGATCCAGTCCCTTAAGGTCAGCATTCAGTCCATTCAAGCAACGTCCAGTGAAATGCATAATCTTCTCCAGAGAGAAATTGAGGATCAGAAACATGTTATCTCTGAACTGAGACTCCAGTTCACTGATGCTGAGAGACTTGCCTCTGAGAAAGCCAAAGCTCTTGATGATCTTACCCAACATCTAAAGAATTTGAAAGAAGAACTATCCGTTGAGAGACAGAAAGCTGCTTCTTTGGAAAATGATTTTGAGGATTCAAAAGATGCTCATGAAACCCAGCAGCAAGCATTTAAACAGGAGGTTTCACAACTCCAAGAGGAGATTAATGGAAATCTGAAGAACTTGGAGGGGTTTCAGGCACAGATAAAATCTCTCGAAGAGGAATTAAATTGCCAACGGGACATTACtctggagaaagaaagagaagctTGTAATTTAGGAGCCAAAAATAAAGCTTTGGAAGAAAACTTTGCTCAGCTTCAGAATAAATTAGAAGAAGTTACAATACTTGCTAATGAGAGGGAATCGGACTTGCTTGTACTCCGAGAGGAAGTGGAGCAACAAGAGAATCTCAGAGTGAAAGCTCAAGAAATTGAGGAGATTCAACGGAAAAAGCTTGAAAGGGAGGTGACTGAGCTGCAACATCAGGTTCATGATCTTACAGATCTTGCATCTGAGAAAGAAACTCTGCTTTGTTCTCTTAATGAAAAGATGAAAGAACAACAAGAAATGAACCAGAAACTTCTCCAACAATCTGAAGAAGCTCTCCACAGAGAACTTGAGAAGATTGAGGAGCTAAAGGGGCAACTGGATTCCGCCACACATCAGGTCGTAGCAAAAAATGATGCCCTGAAATTACTGCAGGAGAAAATGAAACAGATGGACCTCTTGTGCCAACAGAAAGAGACCCTTGCTAGTGAAGCTCATCAGGCCAAGGAGACTTTGGAGAGAACAGTAACTGAGCTTTGCGCCAATCAAAAGCAAGAGTTGGATAAGTATGTGCAAAAACTGGAGAACCTGAAGAACGAGAAGGAGAGTCTCTCCTCCTTGAGCCAGACCCTCCAAAGTGAGTGTCAGaacttgcaggcagaaaataaAGCGCAACATGAGGCAGTAAATGTGTTTAAGGCTGATCTCCAGAAGATGCAAGATGAGCACCAGCAAGAGTTGAAAGCCCtgcaggagaaggagaagcATCTTTCTTCTATGAACCATACCCTCAAGAGTGAGTGCCAaggcttgcaggcagaaaaacAAGACCAACAGGAAGCTCTCGATACTCTAAGGACTGACTTGAAGAATACTCTTGATCAGCACCAGAAAGACGTGGAGACCTTGCAGAAGGATAAAGAGCATCTgttgttggagcaccagtgccTTCAGAATGACTACGAGAGCTTGCAGGAAAAAAACAAGGAACAACATGAGACACTAACTCTGCTCAAGGCTGATTTTGGGAATAGCCAAGAGAGATACCAGCAAGACCTAGAGACATTGAAGAAGGACAAAGAGGAGCTGGCTACGGCGAGTCAGTCCTTCCAGAATGAGTGTCAGATCTTGCAGGTAAAACTCTGTGAGCATCAGGGTACAGTAAACACACTCGAGGCTGACCTGCAAAATACCAAAACCGAGTTTCAGAAAAATTTGAGGACCTTGCAGGAACAAAAAGACCGCCTGTTTTCAGGTAACCAGTCTCTCCAGAGCGAGTGCCAGAGCTTAAAGATGGAGAACAAGGAACAGCAACAAGCTCTGAATGCAGTGAAGATTGACCTGCAGAACAACCTTGAACAACATCAGAAAGATGTGGAGACCTTGCAAAAGGAGAAAGAGCATCTCTCGTCATTGTGCCAGACTCTTCAGAATGAATGCCACAGTTTGCAGGAAAAGAACAAGGAACAGCTTGAGATGTTGACCACACTCAATGTGGATCTGCAgaatgttaaagaaaaacagcaGCAAGAGCTAGAGACCTTtcaaagagagaaagaactTCTCTCTTCAGCTAACCAGTCCCTCCAGGGTGGGTTCCAGAGCTTACAGACTGAGAACGAGCGGCAACAAGAAGCTCTCAGCACCTTAAAAACTGGTGTGCAGAACTCTCAGAAAGAAATTGAGACCTTGCAAAAGGAGAAGGAACATCTCACCTTGCTAAATCAGTCTCTACTTGAAGACCGTGAGGCAGCCCAGAAGCTTTCAGCAGAGCTATACAAAGTCCAAGAAACCGCACAAGAACGAGAAAAAGATTTAAAAAACCAAGTGCAGGAACTTCAGTTGAAGATTAAGGAAATTTCAACACTAGCTGCTAAAAGAGAAACGGATATAGAAAATCTTCAGCAAGAAATGAGGAAACTGGAAGCCTTAAGAATGAGTACCCAAGAGTCTGAAAAGTGTCTAAGAACTGAACTTGAGACAAAAGTTGCTCAACTTCAGGAGCAGGTTGTAAAAGCCTCTGAACTTTCCTCTGAGAGAAAATCCGAGATGATCATGCTCCGTACGGAGATTGAGGCGTGTGAAAGGCAGAAACAAGAAGCTTCCCAGGCTAGGGAGGTCTTGGAGAGAGCCGTTACTGAGCTTCATATCAAGCAAAAACAAGAGCAGGATAGGTACCAACAGGAACTTGATACTTTGAGAAAGGAAAAGGATCACGCAACCTCCACAATCCAGTCCCTTCAGAAAGAGTGCCACGACCTGCAGGAAAAGGGCAAGGTGCAAGGGGAGACTCTGATTGGTTTGCAGAGTGCGAGGAGGGAGTTACAACAGCAAATGGAACCTCTGAAGAAGGAGAACAAGCAGCTTGCTTCACTGAACCAGTCCCTTAAGAGGGAGTGTGATGCCTCCCAGAAAATCGGAGCGGAGTTGGAGATGAAGGTTGAGGAGCAGAATAAGTTAATCCAGGTTCTCAGAGAGAACGAGAAGCAGAACAAAGAGCTTCAGGAACAGCTAAAGCGGAAGTCTGAGGTAGTCGAGCACTACAAGGCGCAGGTTAGAAACGCTgcttcattttatttcttacCTTTTTAGGGGCATACCGTCACCATTTTCAGCCAGTATGAAGTCAGATTCTCCTCACTTTTTTAAAAATTAGAATCGGATGCACCATAACTATTTTCTCTTTGCTTTATTTCTTTTCTTCATGCAGGTGGAAAAGGCAAAAAAACATTACAACGATAAGAAGCAACAGCTGCTGGAGGAGCTGGATGCTCGCCAGGCCCTGCAGGCGTCTCTGGAGGCCACCAAGTGTGAGGTTAAGGCCATGAAGGCTGAGCTAAAACTGGCCACTCTGGAACTGGAGAGTGTCAGGGCCTCAGAGAAGAACTTGATGGCCAAGGTTAAGAGCCTGGAGGCTCAGGTAAGTGTGTAATTGCACACTTTCAAATAGTGTTAAAAGACCCATTCTCCTCTTTTATTAAAGTACATTATCAGCTATTAGCTATTGTCTGTGAAAACAAACTTAttttgaaacttttttttttttttaattagcaAAATTTCATACCTCAATTGCAAAAGTCATTAACTGACTAACTTAAAGGCAATGGCAAACATTGCACGTAGTCAATTTCAAATAATTTATGTGTGCACCTGCCCGTCTAAAACCCAAACTTTAAGAATGCAGGCAAACACAGAAAAGCTCTTGGGTGTTGTAGGTCCATGTTCCAGACAAGGTGCAGAGTGATGGTACCGACAG
This sequence is a window from Brachyhypopomus gauderio isolate BG-103 chromosome 16, BGAUD_0.2, whole genome shotgun sequence. Protein-coding genes within it:
- the numa1 gene encoding nuclear mitotic apparatus protein 1 isoform X4, with protein sequence MDLHPSKESALLQWINGLNLGEPVERLAQLQDGCLLLKLVYKLKGEEPSQAPVHLPPNERLSIISHFVNSVCQAELCGPPSLDSTSVGKQLELAKVVLLLCYYGFISRGLVSSVDFKAELQVVALFRYVRGEANSLSLCEGLDRILTTSSLINCHSSSSVSSLGDGSPIFPRSSSSPLVGFLELNTVASSSFTGSPVQETMNTPQVQVRRLRKELAREGDVRDELEQELAERTATLSEKEGQIFQLQHRLQRLLRDQEELEKDHKASLVELQEKNDGLLKRVHEVLKQCQDLKTDNCQKEKRIDELTDENGTLAAQVRSTFSQLASAEEEITKVTEAHQLSQAEWGSRRDSLQKELSQALADRECLGEQIQILQGKISVLEDELAKVSVQLQEKGEVLGPIVEWERLKQDLADLTLQRSELEENISRLEREKTEIEMLLAEERRSFERETLRMEGLISDLQRAVDGIRAEREAQEEASRENQQILTARISSLETDLAHLQQLEAQLTTEIAISAELRMQRDELEAQVVSLENMLNELQTKCQAMGTENEAQQEALHTLRADLQIAQVSLVEYEEKLTDHQRVVEENASLRDRISALDDTIDLLQNEVDGERKRSEEVIVAKEQYKALMEERFHEQERKAHEMLVELETLSQELRKMKQQKLHAESCMEKLTQEGRALAASLSDQRDLAQSQLELVKKAKDESEVELQRIIKEHQTKISELQCEIKGNIESLMQSQSDLCVLREEVSFKDKKLEEQHHKLAHLQCEEEHLQKQLREQEINSEQLSQDVASKDMKIQQLMGELELKEGEIQSLKVSIQSIQATSSEMHNLLQREIEDQKHVISELRLQFTDAERLASEKAKALDDLTQHLKNLKEELSVERQKAASLENDFEDSKDAHETQQQAFKQEVSQLQEEINGNLKNLEGFQAQIKSLEEELNCQRDITLEKEREACNLGAKNKALEENFAQLQNKLEEVTILANERESDLLVLREEVEQQENLRVKAQEIEEIQRKKLEREVTELQHQVHDLTDLASEKETLLCSLNEKMKEQQEMNQKLLQQSEEALHRELEKIEELKGQLDSATHQVVAKNDALKLLQEKMKQMDLLCQQKETLASEAHQAKETLERTVTELCANQKQELDKYVQKLENLKNEKESLSSLSQTLQSECQNLQAENKAQHEAVNVFKADLQKMQDEHQQELKALQEKEKHLSSMNHTLKSECQGLQAEKQDQQEALDTLRTDLKNTLDQHQKDVETLQKDKEHLLLEHQCLQNDYESLQEKNKEQHETLTLLKADFGNSQERYQQDLETLKKDKEELATASQSFQNECQILQVKLCEHQGTVNTLEADLQNTKTEFQKNLRTLQEQKDRLFSGNQSLQSECQSLKMENKEQQQALNAVKIDLQNNLEQHQKDVETLQKEKEHLSSLCQTLQNECHSLQEKNKEQLEMLTTLNVDLQNVKEKQQQELETFQREKELLSSANQSLQGGFQSLQTENERQQEALSTLKTGVQNSQKEIETLQKEKEHLTLLNQSLLEDREAAQKLSAELYKVQETAQEREKDLKNQVQELQLKIKEISTLAAKRETDIENLQQEMRKLEALRMSTQESEKCLRTELETKVAQLQEQVVKASELSSERKSEMIMLRTEIEACERQKQEASQAREVLERAVTELHIKQKQEQDRYQQELDTLRKEKDHATSTIQSLQKECHDLQEKGKVQGETLIGLQSARRELQQQMEPLKKENKQLASLNQSLKRECDASQKIGAELEMKVEEQNKLIQVLRENEKQNKELQEQLKRKSEVVEHYKAQVEKAKKHYNDKKQQLLEELDARQALQASLEATKCEVKAMKAELKLATLELESVRASEKNLMAKVKSLEAQVHVPDKVQSDGTDSLDLDLDDSLNTTSKPSAPGESSTPLVRSSERLAAKRCAPDVGSLETLYFTPMNPRGRKPHDAKQQAKLESSITSLGDLTLDSARKPVSSAKRRYTTQVINITMAKMSPGGGAGGADESFYSLHSARSQPNLASQKARPVSMEVLDQPNDASSSDKLLRLPGYRRSDVHGNPPTRATSTFCVGTENEPEHVADDWMRIAELQSRNKACLPHLKSSYPLESRPSLGFTRLPITDEDVRTGDPDDTIRRASMIPGQLMESLSSHRLSLAPPMAPPSHAPSQSQRYSMLPGQISATTSTRRVPQPTRGGVQTLEGRATRSTRSPLAPKRPAGQLQECDTPEAKKLASCFPRPATPKGRNLRSTSSTSENTPASSQSDRRQSMAFVIDNTPKKSGRGDSRLQRGLNKLRNSARKSPASTSRLTRSGSGVARGKLPLVNHPHAKSPRIASTKSPKVPNSAKKNLTFGGLL